In Streptomyces sp. NBC_00448, the following are encoded in one genomic region:
- a CDS encoding methyltransferase domain-containing protein: protein MKVTGEYQQVWESFWKDVPDEVGGALWDVEPALASALHLPHFEGYFDPGLPVVDLGCGNGTQTRFLAGRYDRVVGADLSREAVARARRADPHGAAGYEVLDAVDREAMWRLHAESGDANVYMRGVLHQCAPQDRAELVAGIAELTGVRGRVFALELAEAAKGVLGALAAAPAGPSLKLRAIFSHGVAPGEVADAAVPGYFSDAGLDILAQGEQPLLTVEFDAAGERVKVPSKWLVAGRKG, encoded by the coding sequence ATGAAGGTGACCGGCGAGTACCAGCAGGTCTGGGAGAGCTTCTGGAAGGACGTGCCGGACGAGGTGGGCGGGGCGCTCTGGGACGTCGAGCCCGCGCTCGCGTCGGCGCTGCACCTGCCGCACTTCGAGGGGTACTTCGACCCGGGGCTGCCAGTGGTCGACCTGGGCTGCGGCAACGGCACGCAGACGCGCTTCCTCGCCGGCCGGTACGACCGGGTGGTGGGCGCGGACCTGTCGCGGGAGGCCGTGGCCAGGGCCCGGCGGGCGGACCCGCACGGCGCGGCGGGCTACGAGGTGCTGGACGCCGTCGACCGCGAGGCGATGTGGCGGCTGCACGCGGAGTCCGGTGACGCGAACGTGTACATGCGGGGCGTGCTGCACCAGTGCGCGCCGCAGGACCGGGCCGAACTGGTGGCGGGCATCGCCGAGCTGACCGGCGTGCGCGGCCGGGTCTTCGCGCTGGAGCTGGCGGAGGCGGCGAAGGGGGTGCTCGGCGCGCTCGCCGCGGCGCCGGCCGGTCCTTCGCTGAAACTCCGGGCGATCTTCTCGCACGGCGTCGCGCCGGGCGAGGTGGCCGACGCGGCGGTGCCCGGCTACTTCTCCGACGCGGGCCTCGACATACTCGCGCAAGGTGAACAACCCCTGCTGACCGTCGAGTTCGACGCGGCCGGGGAGCGGGTGAAGGTACCGTCGAAGTGGCTGGTCGCGGGCCGGAAGGGGTGA
- a CDS encoding ATP-binding SpoIIE family protein phosphatase, producing the protein MDRRNPPVISGRVPLAVVVVDVAGEISHWSTGARRLFGPTRDEAVGRPAVDVLPVVGALDAAWVEDDPEPVQDGEGAYPTAGRARVFDRAHRVAGDAGGPLGDADVLLGEESGGADDARPLDLLWWAYPLVGPGPERLLVLAADAVQAGVVDPEALAAAGADAPEPAEVFERIAPGFALHSVFAEFPGSDELAKRLPEILPSMNPLDSARIVAQVLELGYPVLEVSRQDRVPVTPDWGVPRRAEREARRRAAEAARAGADADAGAAGAGAGVGVGVGQRRAHAGASAVVGAAGGTRTSAADDDLAPDLEYAAVREHLEFLNEVSRRIGSSLDLARTIDEVSAAVVPRFTDVAGTYLREQVLAGEGFPDGPPDVTTMWYRVAVEHTDEPGRWDDVVPVGESMPFPAQTPFFRCMTTGEPVLVPRISEEMGNAIAAQFPKRDISPLINHRSMLVVPLKARDVVLGFMILLRHRERTAFDDMDRVTGAELAARAGLVLDNARMYTYQENVADTLQDSMLPHIAPRMPGCDVATRYLPGTRLGRVGGDWFDTIKLPGSRLALVVGDVMGHGLNSAAMMGQFRTAVQTMAGLDMPPAHLLRNLDDLAQRLGEQYLATCLYAVYDPVESDLLIGNAGHIPPVLVRAADGRSELLEVPTGAPLGVGGVAFETVRVPVAPGDRLVLCTDGLVEVRGQDIGAGLAALCESAAHPAASMDDACDTIIRALNPRGGRKDDVALLMARLNGIPRGDVAAWELANDPREAARARGLVRAALHGWGLDAIGETAELLVDELVTNALRHARTDRVSLRLVRAGALLCEVGDDDHAVPVLLSAGAEDEGGRGMRIVSRLAREWGTSRSARGKTVWCELALPRGR; encoded by the coding sequence ATGGACCGCCGCAATCCGCCAGTGATTTCCGGCCGGGTGCCGCTCGCGGTGGTGGTCGTCGATGTCGCGGGTGAGATCTCCCACTGGAGTACGGGGGCAAGGCGCCTGTTCGGGCCCACCAGGGACGAGGCGGTCGGCCGCCCGGCGGTCGACGTGCTGCCCGTGGTCGGGGCTCTGGACGCTGCCTGGGTGGAGGACGACCCCGAGCCGGTCCAAGACGGCGAGGGCGCGTATCCCACCGCGGGGCGGGCCCGGGTCTTCGACCGGGCGCACCGCGTGGCCGGCGATGCGGGCGGGCCGCTCGGCGATGCGGACGTGCTGCTCGGCGAGGAGAGCGGCGGGGCGGACGACGCGCGGCCGCTGGACCTGCTGTGGTGGGCGTATCCGCTGGTCGGCCCGGGGCCCGAGCGGCTGCTGGTGCTCGCCGCGGACGCCGTGCAGGCCGGGGTGGTGGACCCCGAGGCGCTCGCCGCGGCCGGGGCGGACGCCCCCGAGCCGGCCGAGGTCTTCGAGCGGATCGCGCCGGGCTTCGCGCTGCACTCGGTGTTCGCCGAGTTCCCGGGCTCCGACGAGCTCGCCAAGCGGTTACCGGAGATCCTGCCCAGCATGAACCCGCTGGACAGCGCCCGGATCGTGGCCCAGGTGCTGGAGCTGGGGTATCCGGTGCTGGAGGTCAGCCGCCAGGACCGGGTGCCGGTCACCCCGGACTGGGGCGTGCCGCGCCGGGCCGAGCGCGAGGCAAGACGGCGGGCTGCCGAGGCCGCCCGCGCCGGCGCGGATGCGGATGCCGGCGCCGCGGGGGCGGGAGCGGGTGTGGGTGTGGGTGTGGGGCAGCGAAGAGCGCACGCCGGCGCATCGGCGGTCGTCGGGGCGGCCGGTGGCACGCGGACTTCGGCCGCGGACGACGACCTGGCGCCCGACCTGGAGTACGCGGCGGTCCGCGAGCACCTGGAGTTCCTCAACGAGGTCAGCCGCAGGATCGGCAGCTCCCTGGACCTGGCCCGCACCATCGACGAGGTCAGCGCGGCGGTCGTGCCGCGCTTCACCGACGTCGCGGGCACCTACCTGCGCGAGCAGGTGCTGGCCGGCGAGGGCTTCCCGGACGGCCCGCCCGACGTCACCACCATGTGGTACCGCGTCGCGGTCGAGCACACCGACGAGCCGGGCCGCTGGGACGACGTGGTGCCGGTCGGCGAGTCCATGCCGTTCCCGGCGCAGACCCCGTTCTTCCGCTGCATGACCACCGGCGAGCCCGTCCTGGTGCCGCGGATCAGCGAGGAGATGGGCAACGCGATCGCCGCGCAGTTCCCCAAGCGCGACATCAGCCCGCTGATCAACCACCGCTCGATGCTCGTGGTGCCGCTCAAGGCGCGCGACGTGGTGCTCGGCTTCATGATCCTGCTGCGCCACCGGGAGCGGACCGCGTTCGACGACATGGACCGTGTCACGGGCGCCGAACTCGCCGCCCGCGCCGGGCTCGTGCTCGACAACGCCCGGATGTACACCTACCAGGAGAACGTCGCCGACACCCTCCAGGACAGCATGCTGCCGCACATCGCGCCGCGCATGCCCGGCTGCGACGTGGCCACCCGCTACCTGCCGGGCACCCGGCTCGGCCGGGTCGGCGGCGACTGGTTCGACACCATCAAGCTGCCCGGCTCCCGGCTGGCGCTGGTGGTCGGCGACGTGATGGGGCACGGCCTGAACTCGGCCGCGATGATGGGCCAGTTCCGTACCGCCGTGCAGACCATGGCCGGGCTCGACATGCCGCCCGCGCACCTGCTGCGCAACCTCGACGACCTCGCCCAGCGGCTCGGCGAGCAGTACCTGGCCACTTGCCTCTACGCGGTCTACGACCCGGTCGAGTCCGACCTGCTGATCGGCAACGCCGGACACATCCCGCCGGTCCTGGTGCGCGCCGCCGACGGGCGCAGCGAGCTGCTGGAGGTGCCAACCGGCGCGCCGTTGGGCGTCGGCGGGGTCGCCTTCGAGACGGTCCGGGTGCCGGTCGCGCCGGGTGACCGGCTGGTGCTGTGCACCGACGGCCTGGTCGAGGTGCGCGGTCAGGACATCGGCGCCGGGCTCGCCGCGCTGTGCGAGAGCGCCGCTCACCCGGCCGCGTCGATGGACGACGCCTGCGACACGATCATCCGCGCCCTGAACCCGCGCGGCGGCCGCAAGGACGACGTGGCGCTGCTGATGGCGCGGCTCAACGGCATCCCGCGCGGCGACGTGGCGGCCTGGGAGCTGGCGAACGACCCGCGCGAGGCCGCGCGGGCCCGCGGCCTGGTCCGGGCGGCGCTGCACGGCTGGGGTCTGGACGCGATCGGCGAGACCGCGGAGCTGCTGGTCGACGAGCTGGTCACCAACGCGCTGCGCCACGCGCGCACCGACCGGGTGAGCCTGCGGCTGGTGCGGGCGGGCGCCCTGCTGTGCGAGGTCGGCGACGACGACCACGCGGTGCCGGTCCTGCTGAGCGCCGGCGCCGAGGACGAGGGCGGGCGCGGCATGCGGATCGTCAGCCGGCTGGCCCGCGAGTGGGGCACCAGCCGGTCCGCCCGCGGGAAGACGGTCTGGTGCGAGCTGGCCCTGCCGCGGGGCCGGTGA
- a CDS encoding M55 family metallopeptidase, with protein sequence MTKILISADMEGATGVTWPADVLPGSEQWQRCRHMFTSDVNAAIAGFFDGGADEVLVNEAHWSMRNLLLEKLDERAQMLTGRHKDLSMVEGVQHGDVDGIAFVGYHTGAGTEGVLAHTYLANSITGVWVNGEPASEGRLNALVVAEYGVPVVLVTGDDRTGLDARGYAPEAHTVAVKDYVSRYAAVCRPPARTAADIRSAAKQAAALAVKHAPADAGPYTVELEFDAVHLAGAATVVPGVERTGERRVAYTLPTMYEGIRAFKAVTTLVSQAVEEQYG encoded by the coding sequence ATGACGAAGATCCTCATCTCGGCGGACATGGAAGGCGCGACCGGTGTGACGTGGCCGGCCGACGTCCTGCCGGGCAGCGAGCAGTGGCAGCGCTGCCGCCATATGTTCACGTCCGACGTCAACGCGGCGATCGCCGGCTTCTTCGACGGCGGCGCCGACGAGGTCCTTGTCAACGAGGCGCATTGGTCCATGCGCAACCTCCTGCTGGAGAAGCTGGACGAGCGCGCCCAGATGCTCACCGGCCGCCACAAGGACCTGTCGATGGTCGAGGGCGTCCAGCACGGCGACGTCGACGGCATCGCCTTCGTCGGGTACCACACCGGCGCCGGCACCGAGGGCGTCCTCGCCCACACCTACCTCGCCAACTCCATCACCGGCGTGTGGGTCAACGGCGAGCCGGCCAGCGAGGGCCGGCTCAACGCCCTGGTCGTCGCCGAGTACGGCGTCCCGGTGGTGCTCGTCACCGGCGACGACCGGACCGGGCTGGACGCGCGGGGATACGCCCCCGAGGCCCACACGGTCGCCGTCAAGGACTACGTGTCGCGGTACGCCGCGGTGTGCCGCCCGCCCGCGCGCACCGCCGCCGACATCCGGTCCGCCGCCAAGCAGGCCGCCGCGCTCGCCGTCAAGCACGCACCCGCCGACGCCGGGCCGTACACGGTGGAGCTGGAGTTCGACGCGGTCCACCTGGCCGGGGCCGCCACCGTGGTACCCGGCGTCGAGCGCACCGGGGAGCGGCGGGTGGCCTACACCCTGCCGACGATGTACGAAGGAATCCGCGCCTTCAAGGCGGTCACCACACTCGTTTCGCAGGCCGTGGAGGAGCAGTATGGCTGA